One part of the Lycium ferocissimum isolate CSIRO_LF1 chromosome 8, AGI_CSIRO_Lferr_CH_V1, whole genome shotgun sequence genome encodes these proteins:
- the LOC132068196 gene encoding uncharacterized protein LOC132068196 yields MSHPFNTFALKLKVHCKDCGKKLEKQLLKFKGVHSVKIDQKLGKVVISGEVDPAKILSKFEKCGREAELWPCEQLKVNDPLNDSDIMAQLDQLSDVSGLHTVEVTKTTRITFQGESTSNNRTITQSTVLPHGGGGGGLCSASSSSCGCHRGNASFGFSCANNQNHCSYHNVPVTLSEALPHGGGGFCSASSSCCGGHGGNYTSSGSCYANNRNNYSYHCPRPQPMGYIPDPPMVRPQRSGDRPIPSAPLMPPDYFHQPIPSPPAPSCASFLLQCLK; encoded by the coding sequence ATGTCACATCCGTTCAACACCTTTGCCCTCAAGCTGAAAGTACACTGCAAGGATTGTGGAAAGAAACTGGAAAAACAGCTGCTAAAATTTAAGGGGGTTCATTCTgtgaaaattgatcaaaaactTGGGAAAGTAGTCATTTCGGGCGAAGTAGACCCTGCAAAAATCCTAAGCAAGTTTGAAAAGTGTGGGAGAGAAGCAGAGCTCTGGCCATGTGAACAATTAAAAGTGAATGATCCGTTGAACGATTCGGACATTATGGCGCAACTGGATCAACTGTCTGATGTCTCAGGATTGCATACTGTGGAGGTGACCAAAACCACTAGGATAACTTTCCAAGGAGAATCAACAAGCAATAACCGCACAATTACACAATCGACAGTGCTTCcacatggtggtggtggtgggggaCTTTGTTCTGCTTCTTCATCGTCTTGTGGTTGCCATCGTGGTAATGCTAGTTTTGGTTTTTCTTGTGCAAATAACCAAAACCACTGTTCTTACCATAATGTACCGGTTACACTATCGGAAGCGCTTCCACATGGTGGTGGTGGATTTTGTTCTGCTTCTTCGTCATGTTGTGGTGGCCACGGTGGTAATTATACTAGTTCTGGTTCTTGTTATGCGAATAACAGGAACAACTATTCTTACCATTGCCCGCGGCCGCAGCCAATGGGGTATATTCCTGATCCACCTATGGTACGACCACAACGGTCAGGCGATCGTCCTATTCCATCAGCCCCTCTTATGCCACCTGATTATTTTCATCAGCCAATACCATCACCACCTGCACCCTCGTGTGCCTCCTTCCTATTACAATGTCTTAAGTGA
- the LOC132068194 gene encoding uncharacterized protein LOC132068194, protein MAYSLVSPNTFALNLKLHCKICEKTLKNMLLKIQGVHSVKIDEKLGNVVISGTVDPATILTMLEKLGRKAELLWEQGTPIKNEKNVQIITQSKVIDPLHDPEIMTQVEQLSGIPGLQTIEVTRTIKLTFQGESRNEPADKVLEISTTNNLNKPHHQFEQFEHSHGDGFCAASSSCCGGHAAINQSHNLHGCCHGGNTSNFGSCCANSRNCCCEHRPPPMENWGRARPSNSQPPPLLTAQSWSSGSSIASAPPLPSDYFQGPPSPPSSSSQMLNTCYSALSDENANGCIIQ, encoded by the coding sequence ATGGCATATTCATTGGTTTCTCCAAACACCTTTGCTCTAAACCTGAAATTACACTGCAAGATTTGTGAGAAGACACTGAAAAACATGCTGCTAAAAATCCAAGGTGTCCATTCAGTGAAGATTGATGAAAAGCTTGGAAATGTAGTCATTTCAGGCACAGTTGATCCTGCAACAATTCTAACCATGTTAGAAAAACTTGGGAGAAAAGCAGAACTCTTATGGGAACAAGGAACTCCGATAAAAAACGAGAAAAATGTTCAGATAATCACACAATCTAAAGTGATCGATCCACTGCATGATCCAGAAATTATGACACAAGTAGAGCAATTGTCTGGGATTCCAGGCTTGCAAACAATAGAAGTGACCAGAACAATCAAGTTGACTTTCCAAGGAGAATCAAGAAATGAACCTGCTGATAAAGTCTTGGAAATCAGCACTACCAACAATTTGAACAAACCTCATCATCAATTTGAACAATTTGAGCATTCACATGGTGATGGATTTTGTGCGGCTTCTTCGTCGTGTTGTGGTGGTCATGCTGCTATCAATCAAAGTCATAATCTTCATGGATGTTGTCATGGCGGTAATACTAGTAATTTTGGTTCTTGTTGTGCAAACAGCAGAAATTGTTGTTGCGAGCATCGCCCGCCCCCAATGGAAAATTGGGGTAGGGCACGACCCTCCAATTCTCAACCTCCACCTCTACTGACAGCACAATCTTGGTCAAGTGGTAGTAGTATTGCATCTGCCCCTCCTTTGCCATCCGATTATTTTCAGGGACCACCATCTCCACCATCATCATCTTCGCAAATGCTTAACACCTGTTACAGTGCCTTAAGCGACGAGAATGCAAATGGCTGCATAATCCAATGA
- the LOC132068197 gene encoding KIN17-like protein, which translates to MGKNDFLTPKAIANRIKAKGLQKLRWYCQMCQKQCRDENGFKCHCMSESHQRQMEIFGQNPNRIVGGYSEEFESQFLEHMKRSHRFSRIAATVVYNEYIADRHHVHMNSTEWATLTEFVKYLGKTGKCKVEETPKGWFITYIDRDSETLFKEKMKNKRIKADLADEEKQEREIKKQRERAEQLMGGGNMDGTEQQLELQPKPLEKSETDQKIKLTLGSTSKPVVKERAESSKFVFDEIDNEKREKGNKDGEKAGKNVKGGGKSVLDELMREEEQAKERSNRKDYWLCEGIIVKVMSKALADKGYYKQKGVIRKVIDKYVGEIEMLENKHVLRVDQEELETVIPQIGGLVRIVNGAYRGSNARLLAIDTDNFCAKVQIERGIYEGKILKAIDYEDISKLAQ; encoded by the coding sequence ATGGGGAAAAACGATTTCTTGACCCCAAAGGCAATTGCCAACCGAATAAAAGCAAAGGGCCTGCAGAAGCTACGATGGTACTGCCAGATGTGTCAGAAGCAATGTCGAGATGAAAATGGATTCAAGTGCCACTGCATGAGTGAGTCCCATCAACGACAAATGGAAATCTTTGGTCAAAACCCTAATCGCATTGTCGGTGGCTATTCTGAGGAATTTGAGAGCCAATTCCTTGAGCATATGAAGCGCAGTCACCGCTTCAGTCGTATTGCTGCAACTGTCGTGTACAATGAGTATATTGCTGATCGCCATCACGTCCATATGAATTCCACTGAATGGGCAACATTAACTGAGTTTGTGAAGTACTTGGGaaaaacaggaaagtgtaaggTTGAAGAGACACCGAAAGGGTGGTTTATTACCTATATTGATCGAGACTCCGAGACTCTCttcaaagaaaaaatgaaaaacaagagAATTAAGGCAGACCTAGCAGATGAAGAGAAGCAGGAAAGGGAGATTAAGAAGCAAAGAGAGCGTGCAGAGCAGTTGATGGGTGGAGGAAATATGGATGGTACTGAGCAGCAGTTGGAGCTGCAACCGAAACCCTTGGAGAAATCGGAGACTGATCAGAAGATAAAGTTAACATTGGGCTCGACTTCAAAACCTGTCGTGAAAGAGAGAGCAGAAAGCTcaaagtttgtgtttgatgagaTAGATAATGAGAAGAGGGAAAAAGGTAACAAGGACGGTGAAAAAGCTGGTAAGAATGTTAAAGGTGGAGGTAAATCAGTGTTGGATGAGTTAATGCGAGAGGAAGAGCAAGCCAAGGAGCGGAGTAATAGGAAAGATTACTGGTTATGCGAGGGGATAATTGTGAAGGTAATGAGCAAGGCTTTGGCTGACAAGGGTTACTATAAGCAAAAGGGTGTTATTCGTAAGGTTATTGATAAGTATGTTGGGGAGATTGAGATGCTTGAAAATAAACATGTTTTAAGGGTTGATCAAGAAGAGCTTGAGACTGTAATTCCCCAAATTGGAGGTCTTGTGAGGATTGTTAATGGTGCATACCGTGGATCAAATGCAAGACTGTTAGCAATTGATACAGATAACTTTTGTGCTAAAGTGCAAATTGAGAGGGGAATATATGAAGGGAAGATTCTCAAGGCAATAGATTACGAAGACATATCCAAATTGGCTCAATAG